In a genomic window of Littorina saxatilis isolate snail1 linkage group LG6, US_GU_Lsax_2.0, whole genome shotgun sequence:
- the LOC138969434 gene encoding BTB/POZ domain-containing protein 17-like isoform X3: protein MERGDGEASQPSRTLKDENNFIRNVSQFFNQKDISDVVLKVGEKKFFGHKFVLAKSSEVFRTILYDKQVGLPEIDLEMSEECQLHFEPFLRFLYTAEVQICVNSAVGILCLADKYSEMSLKTLCTRYMVDNTQSPKVQNALNWYSWAKALHMEDLVDSCTKTISWNMEHLFTLNEWLEMDIDFVADILSNPQLVVSNEFTLYQAVERWLLSDSHLTNLDENSKKLLPLVRFPQMMVQQVYKVETGELAQKDGSKDLIEKLLHKAYRFRSLCPFQADLNITFNEEFYRPRNYKDLTVDTVRMQNTLRFGIQVDVRTYVGPVPSTVREGEWKITYRKSNDSWTLQVYCHDSAMVNGEARIQVVLVISDDDDRVLLVEASEETVCSRGNHLTMVITPPSNNEANLMTVLIKPLPN, encoded by the exons ATGGAAAGAGGCGATGGAGAGGCATCACAGCCGTCCAGAACTTTAAAAGATGAGAACAACTTCATCCGGAACGTGTCACAGTTCTTCAACCAGAAGGACATCAGCGATGTTGTGCTCAAGGTGGGCGAGAAGAAGTTCTTCGGCCACAAGTTCGTGCTGGCCAAGTCGTCGGAAGTGTTCCGCACCATTCTGTACGACAAGCAGGTGGGGCTGCCGGAGATAGACCTGGAGATGTCGGAGGAGTGCCAGCTGCACTTCGAGCCCTTCCTCAGGTTCCTCTACACGGCGGAGGTGCAGATCTGCGTCAACTCTGCGGTGGGCATCCTGTGTCTGGCGGACAAGTACAGCGAGATGTCGCTGAAGACTCTGTGCACACGCTACATGGTGGACAACACCCAGTCGCCCAAAGTGCAAAACGCCCTTAACTGGTACTCGTGGGCCAAAGCCCTGCACATGGAGGACCTAGTCGACTCCTGCACCAAGACCATCTCCTGGAACATGGAGCATCTCTTCACGCTGAACGAGTGGCTGGAGATGGACATTGACTTTGTGGCTGACATCCTCAGCAACCCACAGCTGGTGGTCAGCAATGAGTTCACACTGTACCAGGCTGTGGAGCGCTGGCTGCTGAGCGACAGCCACCTGACCAATCTGGATGAGAACAGTAAGAAGCTGCTGCCCCTTGTCCGCTTCCCCCAGATGATGGTTCAGCAAGTGTACAAG GTGGAAACAGGGGAGCTGGCACAAAAAGACGGATCAAAGGACCTGATAGAAAAGCTTCTCCACAAAGCGTACCGCTTCAGGTCGCTGTGTCCTTTCCAGGCTGATCTCAACATCACGTTCAATGAGGAATTCTACAGGCCACGCAACTATAAGGACCTGACAGTCGACACAGTGCGCATGCAGAACACGCTGCGATTTGGTATTCAG GTGGATGTGCGTACCTACGTGGGGCCGGTGCCGTCGACAGTGCGCGAGGGAGAGTGGAAGATCACGTACCGCAAGTCCAACGACAGCTGGACGCTGCAGGTGTACTGTCATGACTCAGCCATGGTCAACGGGGAGGCCAGGATCCAAGTGGTGCTGGTCATCTCAGACGATGACGACCGTGTCCTGCTGGTGGAGGCGTCTGAGGAGACGGTGTGTAGCCGTGGCAACCACCTGACCATGGTCATCACCCCGCCGTCCAACAACGAGGCAAATCTGATGACTGTGCTCATAAAGCCGCTGCCGAATTGA
- the LOC138969434 gene encoding BTB/POZ domain-containing protein 17-like isoform X2: MLLNAIASLFHKTMERGDGEASQPSRTLKDENNFIRNVSQFFNQKDISDVVLKVGEKKFFGHKFVLAKSSEVFRTILYDKQVGLPEIDLEMSEECQLHFEPFLRFLYTAEVQICVNSAVGILCLADKYSEMSLKTLCTRYMVDNTQSPKVQNALNWYSWAKALHMEDLVDSCTKTISWNMEHLFTLNEWLEMDIDFVADILSNPQLVVSNEFTLYQAVERWLLSDSHLTNLDENSKKLLPLVRFPQMMVQQVYKVETGELAQKDGSKDLIEKLLHKAYRFRSLCPFQADLNITFNEEFYRPRNYKDLTVDTVRMQNTLRFGIQVDVRTYVGPVPSTVREGEWKITYRKSNDSWTLQVYCHDSAMVNGEARIQVVLVISDDDDRVLLVEASEETVCSRGNHLTMVITPPSNNEANLMTVLIKPLPN, from the exons ACCATGGAAAGAGGCGATGGAGAGGCATCACAGCCGTCCAGAACTTTAAAAGATGAGAACAACTTCATCCGGAACGTGTCACAGTTCTTCAACCAGAAGGACATCAGCGATGTTGTGCTCAAGGTGGGCGAGAAGAAGTTCTTCGGCCACAAGTTCGTGCTGGCCAAGTCGTCGGAAGTGTTCCGCACCATTCTGTACGACAAGCAGGTGGGGCTGCCGGAGATAGACCTGGAGATGTCGGAGGAGTGCCAGCTGCACTTCGAGCCCTTCCTCAGGTTCCTCTACACGGCGGAGGTGCAGATCTGCGTCAACTCTGCGGTGGGCATCCTGTGTCTGGCGGACAAGTACAGCGAGATGTCGCTGAAGACTCTGTGCACACGCTACATGGTGGACAACACCCAGTCGCCCAAAGTGCAAAACGCCCTTAACTGGTACTCGTGGGCCAAAGCCCTGCACATGGAGGACCTAGTCGACTCCTGCACCAAGACCATCTCCTGGAACATGGAGCATCTCTTCACGCTGAACGAGTGGCTGGAGATGGACATTGACTTTGTGGCTGACATCCTCAGCAACCCACAGCTGGTGGTCAGCAATGAGTTCACACTGTACCAGGCTGTGGAGCGCTGGCTGCTGAGCGACAGCCACCTGACCAATCTGGATGAGAACAGTAAGAAGCTGCTGCCCCTTGTCCGCTTCCCCCAGATGATGGTTCAGCAAGTGTACAAG GTGGAAACAGGGGAGCTGGCACAAAAAGACGGATCAAAGGACCTGATAGAAAAGCTTCTCCACAAAGCGTACCGCTTCAGGTCGCTGTGTCCTTTCCAGGCTGATCTCAACATCACGTTCAATGAGGAATTCTACAGGCCACGCAACTATAAGGACCTGACAGTCGACACAGTGCGCATGCAGAACACGCTGCGATTTGGTATTCAG GTGGATGTGCGTACCTACGTGGGGCCGGTGCCGTCGACAGTGCGCGAGGGAGAGTGGAAGATCACGTACCGCAAGTCCAACGACAGCTGGACGCTGCAGGTGTACTGTCATGACTCAGCCATGGTCAACGGGGAGGCCAGGATCCAAGTGGTGCTGGTCATCTCAGACGATGACGACCGTGTCCTGCTGGTGGAGGCGTCTGAGGAGACGGTGTGTAGCCGTGGCAACCACCTGACCATGGTCATCACCCCGCCGTCCAACAACGAGGCAAATCTGATGACTGTGCTCATAAAGCCGCTGCCGAATTGA